The genomic interval CCGAGGGCGGCGATGAGCGCGGATCCGACGACCACGCCGTCCGCCATGCCCGCGACCGCGGCGGCCTGTTCCGGCGTCGAGATCCCGAATCCCACCGCCACCGGCAGCCGCACCATCTTCCGGAGCGCTCTCACCTGGTCCTCAAGCGCGGCGTCCAGCGCCTTCCGTGCACCCGTCACGCCGAGGCGGGAGATGTAGTACAGGAACCCCGAGGCGTGGCCGAGGATGGTCTCGAGCCGCGCCCCCGGCGTGGTAGGGGCGGCGAGGGGGATGAGGTCGAGCGAACCCGCGGCCAGCCGCCGCTCCAGCGCCGGGTGCGAGCCCACGGGCAGGTCGGTGACGAGGAGCCCCGCCGCCCCCGCGGCCTCCGCCCGCGCCAGGAAACGCTCCACTCCCATGCGGAGAATCGGATTCAGGTAGGAGAAGACGACGACCGGCGGCAGGTCCGCCGACATCTCCGCCAGCTGATCGAGCGCCGACTCGACCGTGACCCCCTCCTCCAGCGCGCGCCAGCTCGCGGCCTGGATCGTCGGCCCGTCCGCGAGCGGATCGCTGAACGGGATCCCCAGTTCGATGATGTCCGCGCCGTCCGCCGCCAGCCGCTCCAGCAGACGCGGCGTGTCCGCCGGCCGCGGGAAGCCGCTGGACAGAAAGGGGATGAACGCGGCCCCTTCCCGACCTTCGAACGCGCCCTCGATCCGCGATCCGACGCGCGTCGCTGCGGGCGCCGGGCGGTCGGGAACGCTCAAGAGCCGTCGTCCCCCGCGTCCTCCTCCTCCGTCGTCACGGCCGGCCGGTGCGTCCCCCACTGCTCGAACCACTTCCTCAGGTAGAGCTGCGTGCGCAGGAAGTTCGACGGACGCGAACTCGTCCCGTGCCACTCCCCCTGGAAGCGCACCATGACCGTCGGCACGCCCTCGTAGTGCAGCGCCTGGTAGAACTCCTCCGTCTGACCCATCGGCGTCCGCAGATCCATCTCCCCCGTCATCAGCATCGTCGGCGTCGTCACGTTCCCGACGTAGAAGATGGACGACCGATCCATCCACTCCTCCGGGTCTTCCCAGAAGGGCTGCTCGAAGGTGCGCAGATAGCCGATGGCGTCCGACGTCCCCATCGCCGACATCCAGTTCACGATCGGACAGTTCGCCGAGGCGGCCCGGAAACGGTCCGTGTTCCCCACGATATACGACGTGAGGATGCCGCCCCCCGAGCACCCGTACACGAAGAGGTTGTCCCCGTCCACGTAGCCGCGCCGCAGCATCTCGTCGACGCCGCCCATGAGGTCGGGGAAGTCGGCGCCCGGATAGTCGTGGTTGATCGCGTTCGCGAACTCCGTCCCGTATCCCGTGCTTCCCCGCGGGTTCGTGTAGAGGACGACGTAGTCGTTCGAGGCGTGTTCCTGGAAGGCGAAGTTGAACCCGCCGTTGTACATGCTGTGGGGCCCGCCGTGGATCGCGAGCATGAGCGGATACTCGCGGTTCGGATCGAAATCGGGCGGCTTCACGATCCAACCCTGGATCCGGAAGCCGTCCGTCGACTCGTACCAGACCTCCTCCACCTCGCCGAGGGACACGCCGTGGAGCA from Candidatus Palauibacter polyketidifaciens carries:
- the trpA gene encoding tryptophan synthase subunit alpha; protein product: MSVPDRPAPAATRVGSRIEGAFEGREGAAFIPFLSSGFPRPADTPRLLERLAADGADIIELGIPFSDPLADGPTIQAASWRALEEGVTVESALDQLAEMSADLPPVVVFSYLNPILRMGVERFLARAEAAGAAGLLVTDLPVGSHPALERRLAAGSLDLIPLAAPTTPGARLETILGHASGFLYYISRLGVTGARKALDAALEDQVRALRKMVRLPVAVGFGISTPEQAAAVAGMADGVVVGSALIAALGRSEAAFAELSAALAAAVHGEA